A region of the Acidobacteriota bacterium genome:
AGCTTCTCGGCCTCCGGGAGCTGATCGAGCTCGCGCAGCAACAGGCCGAGGTTGTTGCGGCTGACGGCGACATCGGGGTGGTCGTCTCCGAGGACCTCGCGCTGGATGGTCAACACTTCCCGCAGCAGCACTTCCGCCCGGCGGCGTTCGCCCTGCCGCTGCAGGGTGGCGGCAAGGCGAGCCAGGGCATCGAGGGTGCGCGGATCACGCTCCCCGAAAAGTCGTCGGAAATCCCCGACTGCGGTTAGCAGAAGACCCTCGGCGCGCGACCAGTCGCCGCGCTGAAAGGACAGATGGCCGAGGTTGGCGCGGGTGGTGGCCGCCTGGGCGCCGTCGGGCGGTTGGCGCGCGAGGGCGGCGACGAGGAGCGGCTCGGCGTCGTCCGGATAGCCGTTTTCGAACAGAGTGCTGCCGAGGTTGGCGAGGGCGGTGACGGCCTCTGGGTGCTGGCTACCAAGGGCTTGCTCAAAAAGGGCGAGGGACTCTTCGGCGAGGCTGCGAGCGCGTCGCGGATCGCCACTGCGCAGCTCGAGGGCGGCGAGGCGGCTGAGGGTTGCGGCGGTGGCAGCGGGGGAGAGTCGACGGTGCGCTTCGAGGGCGCCTTCGAGCATCTCCCGGGCTTTCTCGAAGTCTCCGAGGTGAAGGTAGATGCGCCCGAGCTGATCGCGAAAGCGACCTTCCTCGGCGGGCCGGCCGGCGAAGCTCGGTTCGACGGCGGCGGCGCCGCGGTCGAGGATGTCGCGAGCGCTCAGGTCCGGGTCGCCCTGGGGAGATTCGGGGTCCGAGGACTCGAAGAGCTGGAAGAGGAAGCTCGACAGGCTCTCGGCGCGCTCGCGAGCGCGCTCCGCGACTTCGCGCTGGTGCTGGGCGCGCAAACCCAGGGCGGTGGCTCCGACCGCCAGCAGCGCGGCGAGGACGAGGGCGGAAGCGGCGATGGGCGAACGTCGTACGCGTTTTCTCAAGCGGTAGAAGAGGTTGGTCGGGCGCGCCCGAATGGGTTCCCCCGCCAGGTGCCGGCGCAGGTCCTCGGCGAGCTGCTGCGGGCTGCCGTAGCGCTGCCGCGGATCGCGCTCCAGGGCCCGTCCGACGATGACGTCGAGGTCGCCGGCGAGGCGGCGCTCGAGGCGCCGGGGGGACAGGCCGCGACGGGCGGCGACCTCGTCCACCGACAGGCCGCCGAGGTCGGTCCGTTCCAGGCAGCGGCTGGCGGTGGCGGGCGCTTCTTCGAAGACCTGTCGCACCAAGGTCCACGGCGTCCGCCGGTCGACCTGATAGGGCCGCCGGCCGGTGAGCAGGAGGAACAGCAGGACGCCCAGGGAGTAGACGTCGC
Encoded here:
- a CDS encoding serine/threonine-protein kinase, which translates into the protein MIASHQQPDKLLSQEQIEEAPPGSAGSSTGTTAAGHWRRVKKLFLTALDMPPDERARWLGQHDPELRRPVESLLACHDQAGDFLDAPAWPEPPEVFDVGPYRTLERIGEGGMGVVYRAQRADDAFSKQVCVKVIRQGGEVARRFRAERQILARLEHPNIARLIDGGTTAEGLPYLVMEYVDGEPIDRYCDRHHLPVPDRLELFRDVCSAVHDAHRHLIVHRDLKPSNILVSREGTPKLLDFGIAKLLDPAPGDETMTGWWAMTPEYASPEQLAGEPVTTASDVYSLGVLLFLLLTGRRPYQVDRRTPWTLVRQVFEEAPATASRCLERTDLGGLSVDEVAARRGLSPRRLERRLAGDLDVIVGRALERDPRQRYGSPQQLAEDLRRHLAGEPIRARPTNLFYRLRKRVRRSPIAASALVLAALLAVGATALGLRAQHQREVAERARERAESLSSFLFQLFESSDPESPQGDPDLSARDILDRGAAAVEPSFAGRPAEEGRFRDQLGRIYLHLGDFEKAREMLEGALEAHRRLSPAATAATLSRLAALELRSGDPRRARSLAEESLALFEQALGSQHPEAVTALANLGSTLFENGYPDDAEPLLVAALARQPPDGAQAATTRANLGHLSFQRGDWSRAEGLLLTAVGDFRRLFGERDPRTLDALARLAATLQRQGERRRAEVLLREVLTIQREVLGDDHPDVAVSRNNLGLLLRELDQLPEAEKLLRQALESNLSRLGEAHAFSVMARTALAAVILDAGRRDEARGLFAKAVELGRQVFPAGDANLSHPLMGLGRSLLEERPQAAQRAFGEALELRRRAWGHEHWRSIEARGLWAVSRWSQGDGAAGEEIRRAAAELEERLGADHPAARELSKVRVTTGG